In Ciconia boyciana chromosome 3, ASM3463844v1, whole genome shotgun sequence, a genomic segment contains:
- the GJA10 gene encoding gap junction alpha-10 protein: MGDWNLLGSILEEVHIHSTIVGKIWLTILFIFRMLVLGVAAEDVWDDEQSEFICNTEQPGCSNICYDKAFPISLIRYWVLQIIFVSSPSLVYMGHALYRLRALEKERQKRKAHLRAQLEGLEPMPEEHRRVERELRKLEEQKKVNKAPLRGSLLRTYVLHILTRSVVEVGFMIGQYLLYGFHMSPLYKCTRPPCPNTVDCFVSRPTEKTIFMVFMNSIAAVSLFLNILEIAHLGLKEIQKSLYGRPRRPAGPAEEETSLYNSKKSSVVPPTCPASDASPPRPAAAPPPPHAPAAAPAAAPAPAPAPPPAPAPAGPPGRQHRGELRGAPPPRRRHSAAQHHGQQPPPSSSSEEAPRAAAGGAPGTAAEAAGAAAASRRVPRKHSRVSICRDLEEERGDSPDSGHCPGTRKSSFLSRVLTGSRAGSDSDSAASRRGSGPSPGPGPGPGPGSGPGSGSGSGSGSEGKRCEEGSPPSSPPPAAAMGRRVSMSMLLELSSIMKK, from the coding sequence ATGGGGGACTGGAACCTGTTGGGCAGCATCCTTGAAGAAGTGCACATCCACTCCACCATAGTTGGCAAAATCTGGCTCACAATCCTGTTCATATTCCggatgctggtgctgggagTGGCTGCCGAAGATGTATGGGACGATGAGCAGTCCGAGTTCATCTGCAACACGGAGCAACCTGGCTGCAGCAATATCTGTTATGACAAAGCCTTCCCCATCTCTCTGATCAGATACTGGGTACTGCAGATCATATTTGTCTCTTCTCCATCGCTAGTGTACATGGGCCACGCGCTCTACAGATTAAGGGCTCTCGAGAAAGAGCGACAGAAGAGGAAAGCCCACCTGCGGGCTCAGCTAGAAGGCCTGGAGCCCATGCCCGAGGAACACAGGAGAGTGGAGAGGGAACTGCGTAAGCTGGAGGAACAGAAGAAAGTGAATAAGGCACCCCTGAGAGGGTCCCTGCTGCGCACCTATGTCCTACATATCCTGACCCGGTCGGTGGTCGAAGTGGGCTTTATGATAGGTCAGTATCTTTTATATGGGTTTCACATGTCCCCCCTTTACAAATGCACTCGGCCCCCTTGCCCTAACACGGTGGATTGCTTTGTGTCCCGACCCACAGAGAAGACCATCTTTATGGTTTTCATGAACAGCATTGCCGCGGTCTCCCTGTTCCTCAACATCCTAGAAATCGCCCACCTGGGCCTCAAGGAGATCCAGAAGAGCCTCTacgggcggccgcggcggccggcgggcccCGCCGAGGAGGAGACCAGCCTCTACAACTCCAAGAAGAGCTCCGTGGTGCCGCCGACCTGCCCGGCCAGCGacgcctccccgccgcgccccgccgccgccccgccgccgccccacgctcccgccgccgctcccgccgccgctcccgctcccgcgcccgctcccccccccgctcccgcgccggcggggccgccgggccgCCAGCACCGCGGAGAGCTCcggggggccccgccgccccgccgccggcacaGCGCGGCGCAGCACCACGGACAGCAGCCGCCGCCCTCCTCCAGCAGCGAGGAGGCGccgcgggccgcggcgggcggcgcccCCGGGacggcggcggaggcggcgggggcggcggccgcgtCCCGCCGGGTGCCCCGCAAGCACAGCCGGGTGAGCATCTGCCGCGACCTGGAGGAGGAGCGCGGCGACTCCCCGGACAGCGGGCACTGCCCGGGCACCCGCAAGTCCAGCTTCCTCTCCCGCGTCCTCACCGGGAGCCGGGCGGGCAGCGACAGCGACagcgccgcctcccgccgcggctccggccccagccccggccccggccccggccccggccccggctccggccccggctccggctccggctccggtTCCGGCTCGGAGGGGAAGCGCTGCGAGGAGGGCAGCCCGCCCAGcagcccgccgccggccgccgccatGGGACGCCGCGTGTCGATG